GCGTAGCCGCTGGCGTCGGGCAGCCAGCGGAGCGTGACGCGTTCGGAGGCGAGGTTCGCGTCGGCGTCGAGGACGCCGGGGAGCGCCGTGAGGCTCTTCTCGACGCGGGCGACGCAGTTGGCGCACGTCATGCCGGTGACGTCGAGCTCGAGGGTGCGTTCCTGGGGTTCGTAGCCGGCGTCGCGGACGCGCTGCAGGACGCTCTCGAGGTCGGTGACGGCGGGGTCGAAGGACACCTCGGCGCGTTCGGTGGCGAGGTTGACGGTGGCGTCGTCGACGCCGTCGGTCTTGCCGAGGGTGCGCTCGACGCGCGAGGAGCAGTTGGCGCAGGTCATGCCGTCGACGCCGAAGGCGATCGTGAGGCGTTCGGCGGCGGCGCCGGTGGGGGCGTCGGGGCGGAGGGGGGCGTCGGCCATCGTCAGCCTCCGTACTTGAGGGCGTCGAGGAGTTCGTCGACGATCGCGTCGGTGTCGCCGCGCTGGGCGGCGGTGGCGACGTGGTCGCGGACGTGGGCGCGCAGGACCTTGCCGCTGGTGGCGGCGAGGCCGCCCTGCAGGGCCTTGAGTTGCTTGAGGACGTCGACGCAGTAGACCGATTCGTCCTCGAGCATGCGGACGACGCCGTCGAGGTGCCCGCGGACGCTCTTGAGGCGCTGCAGGGCGTCGCGGCGGGTGGCGTCGTCGAGGTGGAGGCACGGGTCGACGCCG
Above is a window of Trueperaceae bacterium DNA encoding:
- a CDS encoding metal-sensitive transcriptional regulator: MTPPDLADARPPTDAPTAPDGTPLPQGPAPGVDPCLHLDDATRRDALQRLKSVRGHLDGVVRMLEDESVYCVDVLKQLKALQGGLAATSGKVLRAHVRDHVATAAQRGDTDAIVDELLDALKYGG